A single window of Streptomyces aquilus DNA harbors:
- a CDS encoding ABC transporter substrate-binding protein, which yields MRRLWAVLVALLLAGCSTGPSLENQDAVTAAPGDSHHLTIGSAGFTESDLLAQMYALLLDQAGYRTSLLTVANRELYEPALESGQIDVVPEYAATFADWLNAKTNGADAAPVGSPDLDATMTALRRLATPRGLTVLDPGRAVDQNAFAVSAAYAREHDLKTLSDLGASGLKVRLAAGDECVQRPYCEPGLKKTYGIDITGVDPKGVGTTQAKRAVQSGHDQMVLTTTTDATLGDFGLVLLADDKHLQNADYVVPVVNRARAGSEGVTKALGGLNDVLTTADLASMNQQVDSWRRLARDVARAYLEDKGLLK from the coding sequence ATGAGGCGGCTGTGGGCAGTACTGGTCGCGCTGCTCCTGGCGGGCTGTTCCACCGGCCCGTCCCTGGAGAACCAGGACGCCGTCACCGCCGCACCCGGCGACAGTCACCATCTGACCATCGGCTCCGCCGGGTTCACCGAGAGCGACCTGCTCGCCCAGATGTACGCCCTGCTGCTGGACCAGGCCGGCTACCGGACGTCCCTGCTGACCGTCGCCAACCGCGAACTGTACGAACCCGCCCTGGAGTCCGGCCAGATCGACGTCGTCCCCGAATACGCGGCCACCTTCGCCGACTGGCTCAACGCCAAGACCAACGGCGCCGACGCGGCCCCGGTCGGCTCACCGGACCTCGACGCCACGATGACCGCCCTGCGCCGGCTGGCCACGCCCCGCGGTCTGACGGTCCTCGACCCCGGCAGGGCCGTGGACCAGAACGCCTTCGCGGTGAGCGCGGCGTACGCCCGCGAGCACGACCTGAAGACCCTGAGCGACCTCGGCGCCTCGGGACTGAAGGTGCGGCTGGCCGCGGGCGACGAGTGCGTCCAACGGCCGTACTGCGAACCGGGGTTGAAGAAGACCTACGGCATCGACATCACCGGCGTCGACCCGAAGGGGGTCGGCACCACGCAGGCCAAGCGGGCCGTGCAGAGCGGCCACGACCAGATGGTGCTGACCACCACGACCGACGCCACGCTGGGCGACTTCGGGCTGGTGCTGCTGGCCGACGACAAGCATCTCCAGAACGCCGACTACGTGGTGCCGGTCGTCAACCGCGCCCGCGCCGGCAGCGAGGGCGTCACCAAGGCGCTGGGCGGACTGAACGACGTCCTGACGACGGCCGACCTCGCGTCGATGAACCAACAGGTCGACAGCTGGCGGCGGTTGGCCCGGGACGTGGCGCGGGCCTATCTGGAGGACAAAGGGCTGCTGAAGTGA
- a CDS encoding ABC transporter ATP-binding protein: MIRFEQVSKRYPDGTTAVDDLSFEVSEGELVTLVGPSGCGKTTTMMMVNRLIEPTSGRIFVDGDDISTVDPVRLRRRIGYVIQQVGLFPHRTILDNTATVPALVGWKRTKARARAAELLDLVGLDPKRYGPRYPDQLSGGQRQRVGVARALAADPPVLLMDEPFGAVDPVVREQLQDEFLRMQAAVRKTVLLVTHDIEEAVRLGDRIAVYGQGRIEQFDTPGAVLGAPATPYVAEFVGADRGLKRLSVTEIEAADLEQPPLARLDEPTGEAARRLGAEGARWAVVLDDSGTLHGWVGADDLAADGTVGDHAHRMNAWVPVGAPLKQAFGVMLQHDAGWVAVLDGARFLGVLTPAKLHEALRRSVDADALGVARDQVRFDSVADA, translated from the coding sequence ATGATCCGGTTCGAGCAGGTCAGCAAGCGGTATCCGGACGGTACGACGGCCGTGGACGACCTCAGCTTCGAGGTGTCCGAAGGGGAACTCGTCACGCTCGTGGGCCCGTCCGGCTGCGGGAAGACGACGACCATGATGATGGTCAACCGGCTGATCGAGCCGACCTCGGGCCGGATCTTCGTCGACGGCGACGACATCTCCACGGTCGACCCGGTACGCCTGCGGCGCCGCATCGGCTACGTGATCCAGCAGGTCGGGCTCTTCCCGCACCGCACGATCCTCGACAACACGGCGACCGTGCCGGCGCTCGTCGGCTGGAAGAGGACGAAGGCGCGGGCGCGCGCCGCCGAACTGCTCGACCTGGTGGGCCTCGACCCCAAGCGGTACGGGCCGCGCTACCCCGACCAGTTGTCCGGCGGCCAGCGGCAACGGGTCGGCGTGGCGCGGGCGTTGGCCGCCGATCCGCCGGTGCTGCTGATGGACGAGCCGTTCGGCGCCGTCGACCCCGTGGTGCGGGAGCAGTTGCAGGACGAGTTCCTGCGGATGCAGGCCGCCGTGCGCAAGACGGTGCTGCTGGTCACGCACGACATCGAGGAGGCGGTGCGGCTGGGCGACCGTATCGCCGTGTACGGGCAGGGCCGCATCGAGCAGTTCGACACGCCCGGGGCGGTGCTGGGGGCGCCGGCGACGCCGTACGTGGCCGAGTTCGTCGGCGCCGACCGTGGGCTGAAGCGGCTGTCGGTCACCGAGATCGAGGCCGCCGACCTGGAGCAGCCGCCGCTGGCCCGCCTGGACGAGCCGACCGGGGAGGCGGCGCGACGGCTCGGGGCGGAGGGGGCGCGCTGGGCCGTCGTGCTCGACGACAGCGGCACCCTGCACGGCTGGGTCGGCGCCGACGACCTCGCGGCGGACGGGACGGTCGGTGACCACGCGCACCGGATGAACGCCTGGGTGCCGGTCGGAGCGCCTCTCAAGCAGGCCTTCGGCGTGATGCTCCAGCACGACGCCGGGTGGGTCGCGGTCCTTGACGGGGCGCGCTTCCTGGGCGTCCTCACCCCGGCGAAGCTGCACGAGGCGCTGCGACGGTCGGTGGACGCGGACGCGCTGGGAGTGGCGCGGGATCAGGTGCGGTTCGATTCGGTGGCGGACGCGTAG
- a CDS encoding ABC transporter permease: protein MTAPPDDCLARNEWICGEYLSTRRQILMDAVVQHLQLTAVSVLIGLVIALPLAVLARRWGWAAGPVLAVTTILYTIPSLAMFSLLLPVYGLSASLVVAGLVLYSLTLLVRNILAGLRAVPEETRQAARGMGYGPIRLLLTVELPLALPAAMAGLRIAMVSAVSLVTVGAIVGHGGLGNLIYAGMNTYFKAQVLTASVLCVVIAILADVLLLGVQRLLTPWTRATRG, encoded by the coding sequence ATGACCGCGCCCCCGGACGACTGCCTCGCGCGCAACGAGTGGATCTGCGGCGAGTATCTGAGCACCCGCCGCCAGATCCTCATGGACGCCGTCGTCCAGCACCTCCAACTGACCGCGGTCTCGGTGCTCATCGGCCTCGTCATCGCCCTGCCGCTCGCCGTCCTGGCGCGCCGCTGGGGCTGGGCGGCCGGACCCGTCCTCGCCGTCACGACGATCCTCTACACGATCCCGTCCCTGGCGATGTTCTCCCTGCTCCTGCCCGTGTACGGGCTCTCCGCGAGCCTGGTCGTCGCGGGCCTCGTCCTCTACTCGCTCACCCTGCTGGTCCGGAACATCCTGGCCGGCCTGCGGGCCGTTCCCGAGGAGACCCGGCAGGCCGCGCGGGGCATGGGCTACGGTCCGATCCGCCTCCTGCTCACCGTGGAACTCCCCCTCGCCCTGCCCGCCGCGATGGCCGGACTCCGCATCGCCATGGTGTCCGCGGTGTCGCTGGTGACGGTCGGCGCGATCGTCGGCCACGGCGGACTCGGCAACCTCATCTACGCCGGTATGAACACCTACTTCAAGGCCCAGGTCCTGACCGCCTCCGTCCTGTGCGTCGTCATCGCGATCCTCGCCGACGTCCTGCTCCTCGGCGTGCAGCGCCTGCTCACCCCCTGGACGAGGGCGACGCGCGGATGA
- a CDS encoding glycosyltransferase codes for MRVLLMSYGSRGDVEPLAGLTAALRELDVEVRACVPPDEELAALLTGAGAEVVSFGSSVRALVTGARGPSPDLAFKVAAELVAGHFGEVAKAAEGCDALLATGLMPAGARSVAEHLGIPYVLACFHPCGLPSSRYAPLKRPGKPNPPGVTDLKELWRLDAERVNALYGEALNTHRAALGMPPVDNVRDHVLTERPWLAADPALGPWQEMTDLELVPTGAWIRPDDRPLPADLEAFLAAGAPPVYVGFGSMAMHAASDVGPVAIEAVRAQGRRVLVGRGWAELALVDGQDDCFAVGDVNHQLLFPRVAVVVHHGGAGTTTTAARAGAPQVIVPQVADQPLWAAQVAELGIGVAHDGPKPTLESLSAALETALSPETRERAEAVAGRMRTDGAMVAAKLLIEEIGRERPPVPA; via the coding sequence GTGCGTGTGTTGCTGATGTCGTACGGGTCGCGTGGGGACGTCGAACCGCTTGCGGGGCTGACGGCGGCGCTGCGGGAGCTCGATGTGGAGGTGCGGGCGTGTGTGCCTCCGGACGAGGAGCTCGCGGCGCTGTTGACCGGTGCCGGGGCGGAGGTGGTGTCGTTCGGCTCGTCGGTGCGGGCGCTGGTGACGGGGGCGCGGGGGCCGTCCCCCGATCTCGCGTTCAAGGTCGCGGCCGAGTTGGTCGCCGGTCATTTCGGGGAGGTCGCCAAGGCGGCCGAAGGGTGTGACGCGCTGCTGGCGACCGGCCTGATGCCGGCCGGGGCGCGGTCGGTGGCCGAGCATCTGGGCATCCCCTACGTGCTCGCCTGTTTCCATCCGTGCGGGCTGCCGTCGTCGCGGTACGCGCCGCTGAAGCGGCCGGGCAAGCCGAACCCGCCGGGCGTGACCGACCTCAAGGAGCTGTGGCGCCTGGACGCGGAGCGCGTGAACGCGCTGTACGGCGAGGCCCTGAACACCCACCGGGCCGCCCTCGGGATGCCGCCGGTGGACAACGTCCGCGACCACGTCCTCACCGAGCGGCCGTGGCTGGCGGCCGACCCGGCGCTGGGCCCGTGGCAGGAGATGACGGACCTCGAACTCGTGCCGACCGGCGCGTGGATCCGGCCGGACGACCGGCCGCTGCCGGCCGACCTGGAGGCGTTCCTCGCCGCCGGTGCGCCGCCGGTGTACGTGGGGTTCGGCAGCATGGCCATGCATGCCGCGAGCGATGTCGGACCGGTGGCGATCGAGGCGGTCCGCGCGCAGGGCCGCCGGGTGCTGGTGGGGCGTGGCTGGGCCGAGCTGGCGCTGGTGGACGGCCAGGACGACTGCTTCGCCGTCGGTGACGTCAACCACCAGCTGCTCTTCCCCCGGGTGGCCGTCGTCGTCCATCACGGTGGCGCGGGGACGACCACGACGGCGGCGCGGGCGGGCGCTCCGCAGGTGATCGTGCCGCAGGTCGCCGACCAGCCGCTGTGGGCGGCCCAGGTGGCCGAACTGGGCATCGGCGTGGCGCACGACGGTCCGAAGCCCACTCTGGAGTCCCTGTCGGCCGCGTTGGAGACGGCGCTGTCCCCGGAGACCCGCGAGCGGGCCGAGGCCGTGGCGGGCAGGATGCGCACCGACGGGGCGATGGTCGCGGCGAAGCTGCTGATCGAGGAGATCGGCCGGGAGAGGCCGCCCGTGCCGGCGTGA
- a CDS encoding ABC transporter ATP-binding protein: MFRTGSRRRHDTGPAAEALRLVKVSKTYGSDDSAVTALDGVTLGLARGTFTAVMGPSGSGKSTLLQCAAGLDRPDHGIVVVDGTELTGGTEAELTKFRRGRVGFVFQQYNLLDTLTVAQNTVLPLKLAGRRFDRGRAREILTQVGLGDRLGHRPDQLSGGQRQRVAIARALVCEPRVIFADEPTGALDTRSARTVLRLLQEAVRVHGRTVVMVTHDPVAASYADSVLFLADGRLAGQLHAPTADAVAERLAHLGDDVTAGV; encoded by the coding sequence ATGTTTCGCACAGGCTCGCGACGCAGGCACGACACGGGACCCGCCGCCGAGGCGCTGCGGCTGGTGAAGGTCAGCAAGACCTACGGCAGCGACGACAGCGCCGTGACCGCCCTGGACGGGGTCACGCTCGGGCTGGCCCGGGGCACCTTCACCGCGGTGATGGGGCCGTCGGGATCGGGGAAGTCCACGCTGCTCCAGTGCGCGGCCGGACTCGACCGGCCCGATCACGGCATCGTGGTCGTGGACGGCACCGAGCTGACCGGCGGCACGGAGGCGGAGCTGACGAAGTTCCGGCGCGGGCGGGTCGGCTTCGTGTTCCAGCAGTACAACCTGTTGGACACGTTGACCGTCGCGCAGAACACGGTGCTGCCGCTGAAGCTGGCCGGGCGGCGCTTCGACCGCGGGCGGGCCCGGGAGATCCTGACCCAGGTCGGGCTCGGCGACCGGCTGGGCCACCGCCCCGACCAGCTGTCCGGCGGTCAGCGGCAGCGGGTCGCGATCGCCCGGGCGCTGGTCTGCGAACCCCGGGTGATCTTCGCCGACGAGCCGACGGGCGCTCTGGACACGCGCAGTGCGCGCACGGTGCTGCGGCTGCTCCAGGAGGCGGTACGGGTGCACGGGCGGACCGTGGTGATGGTGACGCACGACCCGGTCGCGGCCAGTTACGCCGACTCGGTGCTGTTCCTCGCGGACGGCCGGCTGGCCGGTCAACTGCACGCGCCGACCGCGGACGCGGTCGCCGAACGTCTCGCGCACCTGGGCGACGACGTGACGGCGGGGGTGTGA
- a CDS encoding alpha-L-rhamnosidase — MTDGVDSTNDSTNGRAVRRRTVLTTALGAVPVAMAGGTAGAGPASAAPAGDRDTVEGLTVEHRTDPLGVDAPRPRFGWRTASATRGRRQTAYQILVASTPDRLTAGHADVWNSGRVASADSVAVRYAGPELRPSTRYHWTVRVWDETGRALPGAPAAHFETGLLGTDGVTGWDGARWITMAGKAPNSPGAPLLRRQTELTGRRVREARLYVSALGVYDAYVNGRRVAVPHGTSSTHELLTPGWTNYDARVSYLTYDVTSLVAGERQVTLAAVLGNGWYNSRVSEASSYYSADGNRLALKAKLLIRYTDGSTQTVVTAPGADWKATDTGPYRADDIYDGQTYDARKELPGWTGNGFDTAGWAGVEEHGFAAEFPDSRLVAYPGESARLIPEWDRTPESVTVYTGEHRKAATLPVTLRPGETAVIDLGQNMVGVPRYALRGPAGAQVAFKPGEMLNDDSAGADGPVGSVYRANLRSAKATSTYILKGAPEGETHQDSLTFYGFRYVSVTTTDTVTLTGFTGRVATSAIRDIGAVTTDDADVNQLISNVRWGQRGNYLWVPTDCPQRDERLGWTGDTQLFSNTGLYNADAVNFLSHFEESLIDSQRIYGQDGAQFTWVAPGNRYNHPVPASGWADCGVVVPWTVWQMSGDPTVIDRSWPAMTKYLDWIQRRTGDTYAGQGAIFGDWLAFQNTGTQLMSDVYYGYSARLMADMARATGRTAEGRAYDELFARIKRAFIAKYLSTENGTLTVRSSLGDPPPTPGDTPTKTEDNTQTALLWILKLGFHDTEAQRRQLITMLAENIGNDAAYKAAHPDSTRVNYPENTLSVGFLGVNVLAPVLTDAGRADLAYRLLHQDAMPSWLFSVRNGATTVWERWNSYSTKDGFGPVEMNSFNHYSYGAIMEWMYESMAGIAKDPAHPGFRHFFLRPHLDPTGRITRVKGSHLSPYGEIVSQWSVRGGELTYRATVPANSTATLLIPASDPDTVREGRTPLARVRGVRFLDFADGTASYRLPSGRYELASALG, encoded by the coding sequence ATGACAGACGGAGTCGACAGCACAAACGACAGCACAAACGGCAGGGCGGTGCGCCGCAGGACGGTGCTCACCACGGCGCTGGGTGCCGTACCGGTGGCCATGGCGGGCGGGACCGCCGGTGCGGGACCGGCCTCGGCGGCACCGGCCGGGGACCGCGACACCGTCGAGGGCCTCACCGTCGAGCACCGCACCGACCCGCTCGGCGTGGACGCCCCCCGGCCGAGATTCGGCTGGCGCACCGCCTCCGCCACTCGTGGCCGACGCCAGACGGCGTATCAGATCCTGGTGGCCTCCACCCCCGACCGCCTCACCGCCGGCCACGCGGACGTGTGGAACAGCGGCCGGGTCGCGTCCGCCGACTCGGTGGCGGTGCGCTACGCGGGACCCGAGCTGCGCCCTTCGACCCGCTACCACTGGACCGTGCGGGTCTGGGACGAGACCGGCCGCGCGCTCCCGGGCGCCCCGGCCGCCCACTTCGAGACCGGCCTCCTCGGCACCGACGGCGTCACCGGCTGGGACGGCGCCCGCTGGATCACCATGGCCGGCAAGGCCCCGAACAGCCCCGGCGCGCCCCTCCTCAGGCGACAGACGGAGCTGACCGGCCGCCGGGTGCGCGAGGCCCGCCTGTACGTGTCCGCGCTCGGCGTGTACGACGCCTACGTCAACGGCCGCCGGGTCGCGGTGCCGCACGGCACGTCATCGACCCACGAGCTGCTCACCCCCGGGTGGACGAACTACGACGCCCGCGTCAGCTACCTGACCTACGACGTCACGTCCCTCGTCGCGGGGGAGCGGCAGGTCACCCTCGCCGCCGTGCTGGGCAACGGCTGGTACAACAGCCGGGTCTCGGAGGCGAGTTCGTACTACTCGGCGGACGGCAACCGGCTCGCCCTCAAGGCCAAGCTGCTGATCCGGTACACCGACGGCTCGACCCAGACCGTGGTGACGGCTCCCGGCGCCGACTGGAAGGCCACGGACACCGGTCCCTACCGCGCCGACGACATCTACGACGGGCAGACCTACGACGCCCGCAAGGAACTGCCCGGCTGGACCGGGAACGGCTTCGACACGGCCGGTTGGGCCGGTGTGGAGGAGCACGGTTTCGCCGCCGAGTTCCCGGACTCGCGGCTCGTGGCCTACCCGGGCGAGAGCGCCCGGCTGATCCCGGAGTGGGACCGCACCCCGGAGTCGGTCACGGTGTACACCGGCGAGCACCGCAAGGCCGCCACCCTGCCCGTCACCCTCCGCCCGGGCGAGACGGCCGTCATCGACCTCGGCCAGAACATGGTCGGCGTCCCCCGCTACGCGCTGCGCGGCCCTGCGGGTGCTCAAGTCGCCTTCAAGCCCGGCGAGATGCTCAACGACGACAGCGCGGGTGCCGATGGCCCGGTCGGCTCCGTCTACCGCGCCAACCTCCGCTCGGCCAAGGCCACCAGCACCTACATCCTGAAGGGCGCCCCGGAGGGCGAGACCCACCAGGACTCCCTGACCTTCTACGGCTTCCGCTACGTGTCCGTCACCACGACCGACACCGTGACCCTGACCGGCTTCACCGGCCGGGTCGCCACCTCCGCCATCCGTGACATCGGCGCGGTCACCACGGACGACGCCGACGTCAACCAGCTGATCAGCAACGTCCGTTGGGGCCAGCGCGGCAACTACCTGTGGGTGCCGACCGACTGTCCCCAGCGCGACGAGCGGCTCGGCTGGACCGGCGACACCCAGCTGTTCTCCAACACGGGCCTCTACAACGCCGACGCGGTGAATTTCCTCAGCCACTTCGAGGAGAGTCTCATCGACTCGCAGCGCATCTACGGCCAGGACGGCGCCCAGTTCACCTGGGTCGCCCCCGGCAACCGCTACAACCACCCCGTCCCGGCGAGCGGTTGGGCGGACTGCGGAGTCGTCGTGCCGTGGACCGTGTGGCAGATGTCCGGCGACCCGACCGTCATCGACCGCAGTTGGCCGGCGATGACCAAGTACCTGGACTGGATCCAGCGGCGCACCGGCGACACCTACGCCGGACAGGGCGCCATCTTCGGCGACTGGCTGGCCTTCCAGAACACCGGCACCCAGCTGATGAGCGACGTCTACTACGGCTACAGCGCCCGCCTCATGGCCGACATGGCCCGCGCCACCGGCCGCACCGCCGAGGGCCGCGCCTACGACGAGCTCTTCGCCCGCATCAAACGGGCCTTCATCGCCAAGTACCTGAGCACCGAGAACGGCACCCTCACCGTCCGCTCCAGCCTCGGCGACCCGCCGCCCACCCCCGGCGACACCCCCACCAAGACCGAGGACAACACCCAGACCGCGCTGCTGTGGATCCTCAAACTCGGCTTCCACGACACCGAGGCCCAGCGCCGCCAACTGATCACCATGCTGGCGGAGAACATCGGCAACGACGCCGCCTACAAGGCCGCCCACCCCGACAGCACCCGGGTGAACTACCCGGAGAACACCCTCTCCGTCGGCTTCCTCGGCGTGAACGTGCTCGCGCCGGTGCTGACCGACGCCGGCCGCGCCGACCTCGCGTACCGGCTGCTGCACCAGGACGCGATGCCGTCCTGGCTGTTCTCGGTGAGGAACGGCGCCACCACGGTCTGGGAGCGCTGGAACTCGTACTCGACGAAGGACGGCTTCGGGCCGGTGGAGATGAACTCGTTCAACCACTACTCCTACGGCGCGATCATGGAGTGGATGTACGAGAGCATGGCCGGGATCGCCAAGGACCCCGCCCACCCGGGTTTCCGGCACTTCTTCCTCAGGCCGCATCTCGACCCGACCGGCAGGATCACCCGGGTCAAGGGCTCGCACCTCTCGCCGTACGGCGAGATCGTCAGCCAATGGTCGGTCCGGGGCGGGGAGTTGACCTACCGGGCCACGGTGCCCGCGAACAGCACCGCGACCCTGCTCATCCCCGCGTCCGACCCGGACACCGTCCGCGAGGGCCGCACCCCGCTGGCACGCGTCCGGGGTGTGCGGTTCCTGGACTTCGCGGACGGCACCGCCTCCTACCGACTTCCCTCCGGGCGCTACGAGTTGGCCTCAGCGCTGGGCTGA
- a CDS encoding ABC transporter permease — MTTLTDAWDWLTDSAHWAGDDGIWHRLLQHLVLTVVCLVISCLIALPIALVLGHLGKGGALAVNISNIGRAVPTFAVLVLLLLTPIGDWGEGPTVVALVLFALPPLLTNAYVGMREVDRSVVQAARGMGMTGRQTMVQVELPLALPMILNGVRIAAVQLVATATIAALAGGGGLGRIITAGFNLASTPQVVAGAVLVAAFALIVEGVFEIAERLAPHWARGSR; from the coding sequence ATGACGACCCTCACCGACGCCTGGGACTGGCTCACCGACTCCGCGCACTGGGCGGGCGACGACGGCATCTGGCACCGGCTGCTGCAACACCTCGTCCTCACGGTCGTCTGCCTGGTGATCAGCTGTCTGATCGCCCTGCCGATCGCCCTGGTGCTGGGCCACCTCGGCAAGGGCGGCGCGCTCGCGGTCAACATCTCCAACATCGGCCGCGCGGTCCCCACCTTCGCCGTGCTGGTCCTGCTGCTCCTGACCCCGATCGGCGACTGGGGAGAAGGCCCCACGGTCGTGGCGCTCGTCCTGTTCGCCCTGCCGCCGCTGCTGACCAACGCGTACGTCGGCATGCGCGAGGTGGACCGGAGCGTCGTCCAGGCCGCGCGCGGCATGGGCATGACGGGGCGGCAGACGATGGTCCAGGTGGAACTGCCCCTGGCGCTCCCGATGATCCTCAACGGGGTCCGGATCGCCGCCGTCCAGCTCGTCGCGACCGCCACGATCGCCGCGTTGGCGGGCGGGGGAGGACTGGGCCGGATCATCACGGCCGGCTTCAACCTCGCCAGTACGCCGCAGGTGGTGGCCGGCGCGGTGCTGGTCGCCGCGTTCGCGCTGATCGTCGAGGGCGTCTTCGAGATCGCGGAACGGCTCGCGCCGCACTGGGCGAGGGGCAGCCGATGA
- a CDS encoding DUF3224 domain-containing protein: MRASGTFKVADFTPAPVPAPGIETAVPVGVATMEKTYEGEVAGRSATLFTAAYDQGTGVGTYVAMESFEGSLGGRAGAFNFAHSATTLGTDRESEFFVIVPGSGTGALAGITGSGGMAIDADGTHRVWFEYDLDAQRTSDA; the protein is encoded by the coding sequence ATGAGAGCTTCGGGAACGTTCAAGGTCGCGGACTTCACACCGGCCCCGGTGCCGGCGCCGGGCATCGAGACGGCGGTGCCGGTCGGGGTCGCCACGATGGAGAAGACGTACGAGGGTGAGGTCGCGGGGCGCTCGGCGACCCTGTTCACCGCCGCGTACGACCAGGGCACCGGGGTCGGTACGTATGTCGCGATGGAGTCCTTCGAGGGCTCGCTCGGCGGCCGAGCGGGCGCGTTCAACTTCGCCCACTCGGCGACGACCCTGGGCACGGACCGAGAGAGCGAGTTCTTCGTGATCGTCCCGGGCAGCGGCACGGGTGCGCTGGCCGGGATCACCGGTTCGGGCGGCATGGCGATCGACGCGGACGGCACCCACCGGGTGTGGTTCGAGTACGACCTGGACGCTCAACGGACGTCCGACGCCTAG
- a CDS encoding LutC/YkgG family protein, with translation MSSRERILGRVRRALADAPGEDTPIERAYLREHGDRSVEETTDLLAENLADYRAIVHRCSPDDLAVTLAGMLAARGAKTVLVPPGLDPAWLADADAEQVPDRLESTPHELDRIDSVVTACAVAVAETGTIVLDGGPDQGRRRITLVPDHHICVVRVPDQVVGSVPQALERLDPVRPLTWISGPSATSDIELDRVEGVHGPRTLEVVLVGAQPSAEANS, from the coding sequence GTGAGCAGCAGGGAACGGATTCTGGGCCGGGTGCGGCGCGCGCTGGCCGACGCCCCGGGCGAGGACACGCCGATCGAGCGCGCGTATCTGCGTGAGCATGGTGATCGCTCCGTCGAGGAGACCACCGATCTCCTCGCCGAGAACCTCGCCGACTACCGTGCGATCGTGCACCGTTGCTCCCCGGACGACCTCGCGGTGACGCTCGCCGGGATGCTGGCCGCGCGCGGCGCGAAGACGGTGCTCGTGCCGCCGGGACTCGACCCGGCGTGGCTCGCGGACGCCGACGCCGAGCAGGTCCCCGACCGGCTGGAGAGCACCCCGCACGAACTGGACCGGATCGACAGCGTGGTCACGGCCTGCGCGGTGGCCGTCGCCGAGACCGGCACGATCGTGCTGGACGGCGGCCCGGACCAGGGCCGCCGCCGGATCACGCTCGTGCCCGACCACCACATCTGTGTCGTCCGGGTCCCGGACCAGGTCGTCGGCTCGGTGCCGCAGGCCCTCGAACGCCTCGACCCGGTCCGCCCGTTGACGTGGATCTCCGGTCCTTCGGCGACCAGCGACATCGAACTGGACCGGGTCGAGGGGGTGCACGGTCCGCGCACCCTGGAGGTGGTGCTGGTCGGCGCTCAGCCCAGCGCTGAGGCCAACTCGTAG